One genomic region from Bradyrhizobium icense encodes:
- a CDS encoding ATP-binding cassette domain-containing protein, whose amino-acid sequence MHVVRPTEIVQASPDATAPLFELDQVAFAVAGRALLEPLTLSLPARSVVGLIGHNGSGKSTLLKLLARQRPSSSGTIRFEGRALREWSDREYARKVAYLPQQTPPAAGMLVKELVALGRYPWHGALGRFGDTDRDKVAEAMALTHIEPFADRLVDTLSGGERQRVWIAMLVAQDAECLLLDEPTSALDIAHQIEVLSLVKRLARERNLGVVVVLHDVNMAARFCNEIIALHSGKLISRGVPDKIMMPAELETIYGIPMGVMPSPDHSHLISFAR is encoded by the coding sequence ATGCACGTAGTTCGGCCAACCGAAATCGTCCAGGCATCGCCCGACGCGACCGCGCCCTTGTTCGAACTGGACCAGGTGGCGTTCGCCGTGGCGGGACGCGCACTGCTCGAACCGCTCACCCTGTCGCTTCCCGCGCGCAGCGTCGTCGGCCTGATCGGGCACAATGGCTCCGGCAAATCGACCTTGCTGAAGTTGCTGGCGCGGCAGCGGCCAAGCTCATCCGGCACGATCCGGTTCGAAGGCCGCGCTTTGCGCGAATGGAGCGATCGGGAATACGCCCGCAAGGTCGCCTATTTGCCGCAGCAGACGCCGCCCGCCGCCGGCATGCTGGTGAAGGAACTGGTGGCGCTGGGGCGCTATCCCTGGCATGGCGCGCTGGGCAGGTTCGGCGACACCGACCGCGACAAGGTGGCGGAAGCCATGGCGCTGACCCACATCGAGCCGTTTGCGGACCGGCTGGTCGATACGCTGTCAGGCGGCGAGCGTCAGCGGGTCTGGATCGCCATGCTGGTTGCGCAGGATGCCGAATGCCTGCTGCTTGATGAGCCGACTTCGGCGCTCGACATTGCCCATCAGATCGAAGTTCTGTCACTGGTGAAGCGACTCGCGCGCGAGCGTAATCTCGGCGTGGTCGTCGTGCTCCATGACGTCAACATGGCGGCGCGCTTCTGCAACGAGATCATCGCGCTGCATTCGGGCAAGCTGATTTCGCGCGGCGTGCCGGACAAGATCATGATGCCGGCCGAACTCGAAACCATCTACGGCATTCCGATGGGGGTGATGCCGTCGCCGGATCACAGCCATCTCATCAGCTTCGCACGGTGA
- the fhuB gene encoding Fe(3+)-hydroxamate ABC transporter permease FhuB, producing MSKVDALPARSGIEMHPAILIGLLFAAASALTFRHLSGYLPVNAWLPVLWRPEIDDPQQMLVHYTVFPRIAVALLAGAALGLAGAVCQQVLRNPLAEPTTLGVSNGAYLALAMTTLWAPSLLAFGREWIALVGGFAAFLCVFGLTWKRALSPVVLVLAGLIVGYYCAVTTQALVLLNHDYLIGLFIWGAGYLNQQDWSNAAFLAPRLLISFVLIAAMVRPLTLLGFDDETARNLGLGLTGARVCALGIAIALSASVVSVVGVLGFVGLTGPALAMLAGARRFRDRLIWAPLCGAGLLWLADELVLLIPPGYREMPAGAATALIGAPLLLVLLPRLRSAAPVGNLTPSVPPRLDHPWRVILFGLALLLFVVWIALAVGVGAEGWNWSGLAGIQEFLPWRWPRVVSALAAGATLAVAGTLLQRMTGNPMAAPEVMGISYGAAMGVIVLLYLLPSHTRVAQIAGGGIGAFIVLGLVLLFSRRSEFSPERVLLAGVAMSAAFGAIIAMALATGDPRIGMLLSLLTGSLYQIGSAEAWVLAAAALLLLIMVPMLSRWLDILPLGPAASRSIGVSMARSRIIIMLLTALLTATATLMVGLLSLVGFIAPHMARMMGAQRALHQTALAALIGAILMVFADWAGRMVIFPFQMPAGIFAMMLAGPYLLWLLRPQRG from the coding sequence ATGAGCAAGGTTGACGCGCTGCCCGCCCGATCCGGGATCGAAATGCATCCTGCGATACTGATCGGCTTGCTGTTTGCGGCGGCCTCTGCGCTGACCTTTCGGCACCTGTCGGGATATCTGCCTGTTAACGCGTGGTTGCCGGTGCTGTGGCGTCCCGAAATCGACGATCCGCAGCAGATGCTCGTGCATTATACCGTGTTTCCGCGAATTGCGGTGGCGCTATTGGCCGGCGCAGCATTGGGCCTTGCCGGCGCCGTCTGTCAGCAGGTGCTGCGCAATCCGCTGGCCGAGCCGACCACGCTCGGTGTCTCGAACGGCGCCTATCTCGCGCTGGCCATGACGACGTTGTGGGCGCCATCGCTGCTTGCGTTCGGCCGCGAGTGGATTGCGCTGGTCGGCGGGTTCGCCGCGTTCCTGTGCGTGTTCGGCCTCACCTGGAAACGTGCGCTATCGCCGGTCGTGCTGGTGCTGGCCGGGCTGATCGTTGGCTACTATTGCGCCGTGACGACCCAGGCCCTGGTGTTGCTCAACCATGACTACCTGATCGGCCTGTTCATCTGGGGCGCGGGCTATCTCAACCAGCAGGACTGGAGCAATGCGGCGTTCCTGGCGCCGCGGCTTCTGATTTCGTTCGTGCTGATCGCGGCGATGGTCCGCCCGCTGACCTTGCTCGGCTTCGACGACGAGACCGCGCGCAATCTCGGCCTCGGATTGACAGGCGCGCGGGTCTGCGCGCTTGGCATTGCGATCGCTCTCAGCGCTTCGGTGGTCAGTGTGGTCGGCGTATTGGGCTTTGTCGGTCTGACCGGGCCGGCTCTCGCGATGCTTGCAGGCGCGCGTCGTTTCCGCGATCGGCTGATCTGGGCGCCGCTCTGCGGCGCCGGCCTGCTGTGGCTGGCAGACGAGCTTGTGCTGCTGATTCCGCCGGGCTATCGCGAGATGCCGGCCGGCGCAGCCACGGCCTTGATCGGCGCGCCCTTGTTGCTGGTGCTGTTGCCGCGGCTACGGTCTGCAGCTCCGGTCGGAAATCTCACACCATCCGTTCCACCACGTCTCGACCATCCCTGGCGGGTGATCCTGTTTGGTCTGGCCTTGCTGTTGTTCGTGGTCTGGATCGCGCTCGCAGTCGGGGTCGGCGCCGAGGGCTGGAACTGGAGTGGTCTCGCCGGCATCCAGGAATTCCTGCCGTGGCGCTGGCCGCGCGTGGTATCGGCGTTGGCCGCAGGGGCCACGCTGGCGGTGGCGGGCACGCTGCTGCAGCGCATGACCGGAAATCCGATGGCGGCTCCAGAGGTGATGGGGATCAGCTACGGTGCCGCGATGGGCGTGATCGTTCTTCTCTATCTCCTTCCTTCCCACACGCGCGTGGCGCAGATTGCAGGCGGCGGGATCGGGGCCTTCATCGTGCTCGGGCTGGTTCTCCTGTTCAGCCGGCGGTCCGAATTCAGTCCGGAGCGTGTGCTGCTGGCTGGTGTCGCCATGAGCGCGGCGTTCGGCGCCATCATCGCCATGGCACTGGCGACCGGCGATCCGCGCATCGGCATGCTGCTGTCGTTGCTGACCGGATCGCTCTATCAGATCGGCTCGGCCGAGGCCTGGGTCCTCGCCGCCGCGGCGCTGCTTCTGCTGATCATGGTGCCGATGCTGTCTCGCTGGCTCGACATCCTGCCGCTCGGCCCGGCGGCCTCGCGTTCTATAGGCGTATCGATGGCGAGAAGCCGCATCATCATCATGCTGCTGACCGCATTGTTGACGGCGACGGCGACGCTGATGGTCGGGCTATTGAGCCTGGTCGGTTTCATCGCGCCGCACATGGCGCGGATGATGGGCGCGCAGCGCGCGCTTCATCAGACCGCGCTGGCCGCGCTGATTGGAGCAATCCTGATGGTGTTTGCGGATTGGGCAGGGCGAATGGTGATCTTCCCGTTCCAGATGCCGGCCGGCATTTTCGCGATGATGCTCGCCGGGCCCTATCTTCTCTGGCTGTTGCGCCCGCAACGCGGATGA
- a CDS encoding ABC transporter substrate-binding protein has product MSKNLLSDRRLSRRALLTVGAGIGGGVLAGGWPIALAQAAAPQAGPRVAALGWACAQTILALGVVPLVIPEIERYSRLVVEPAVPSSVQEIGLRSEPNLELLQSFSPDIIIVDPSITAAIPRLKLIAPVEVFTIFKPGRHPLETARSSTMELAQRLGVQAACEAYLARFDAAMAGYRDQLRGRSGKPLYLVSEIARNRALVFGPNSLYQEVLGQFGLKNAWTGQSGPWGHTSVGLEVLAAVPDARLVLMSSRVADIEALLNASPVLRTLPFLRSGRLTVLGNQFFYGGVPAAERFARLLAERLPQENNEQG; this is encoded by the coding sequence ATGAGCAAGAATTTACTCTCCGATCGCAGGCTGTCTCGCCGCGCGCTTCTCACAGTGGGCGCGGGCATCGGCGGCGGGGTGCTTGCAGGTGGCTGGCCCATCGCGCTTGCTCAAGCCGCCGCGCCGCAGGCCGGCCCGCGCGTCGCCGCGCTCGGCTGGGCCTGCGCGCAGACCATTCTGGCGCTTGGCGTCGTACCGTTAGTCATTCCGGAAATCGAGCGTTACAGCCGGCTCGTCGTCGAACCGGCTGTCCCGTCAAGCGTTCAGGAGATCGGCCTGCGTTCGGAGCCAAATCTCGAACTGCTGCAGAGTTTTTCGCCCGATATCATCATCGTCGATCCCAGCATCACGGCCGCAATACCGCGGCTCAAGCTGATTGCGCCGGTCGAGGTCTTCACGATTTTCAAGCCCGGCCGACATCCGCTCGAGACAGCACGCAGCTCGACGATGGAGCTGGCGCAGCGCCTCGGCGTGCAGGCCGCTTGCGAGGCCTATCTGGCGCGCTTCGATGCCGCCATGGCCGGCTACCGCGATCAGCTTCGCGGTCGCAGCGGCAAGCCGCTGTATCTCGTCAGCGAGATCGCGCGCAACCGTGCGCTCGTGTTCGGCCCGAATAGCCTTTACCAGGAAGTCCTCGGTCAGTTCGGATTGAAGAATGCCTGGACCGGGCAGAGCGGTCCTTGGGGACATACCAGCGTTGGTCTTGAAGTGCTCGCCGCGGTTCCGGATGCGCGATTGGTTCTGATGAGTTCGCGGGTTGCCGATATCGAAGCCCTGCTCAACGCAAGCCCGGTGCTGCGGACCCTGCCGTTCCTTAGGTCGGGGCGGCTGACGGTGCTGGGAAATCAATTCTTCTATGGCGGCGTGCCAGCGGCCGAACGCTTCGCACGCCTTCTCGCCGAACGTTTGCCGCAGGAAAACAATGAGCAAGGTTGA
- a CDS encoding alpha/beta hydrolase — protein MSLDPDIAALLEMVQAGTESGARIPFPQLTAEQARADFDASSPLLDVDPPALAYERHLALPMRDGAMIEARLYAKQEPGRRNPAPVILYMHGGGFVVGSPDSHQPLCRGLAEDSGAAVLSVGYRLAPEHKFPTAFEDAVDALAWIGRDGPAAGLDAGRVAVGGDSAGGTLAAALAIEAKANRILPQPVLQVLAYPGLSSRQTSDSYEQYGSGYLLERSTVEWFFRQYLRDDSDRDDWRFAPLAAEDLSGLSPALIVLAECDPLVDEGREYAAKLRAAGVPVDLQVYPGMIHEFLRMGNVVADALQARVAIGQALASAFRAAGERPRPGMERQGI, from the coding sequence ATGAGCCTTGATCCCGATATCGCCGCACTGCTCGAGATGGTGCAGGCCGGCACCGAAAGCGGGGCACGCATTCCGTTTCCGCAACTGACGGCCGAACAGGCGCGGGCCGATTTCGATGCATCATCGCCGCTGCTCGATGTCGATCCGCCGGCGCTCGCTTACGAGCGTCACCTCGCGCTGCCGATGCGCGATGGAGCCATGATCGAGGCGAGGCTGTACGCGAAGCAGGAGCCAGGCCGTCGCAATCCGGCGCCGGTGATTCTCTACATGCACGGCGGCGGCTTTGTCGTCGGAAGCCCGGACTCACATCAGCCTTTGTGCCGCGGTCTCGCCGAAGACAGCGGCGCGGCCGTGCTGTCGGTTGGCTATCGGCTTGCGCCGGAGCACAAGTTTCCGACCGCGTTCGAGGATGCAGTCGATGCGCTGGCCTGGATCGGCCGCGACGGGCCTGCTGCAGGGCTAGATGCCGGCCGCGTCGCCGTCGGCGGCGACAGCGCCGGCGGGACGCTCGCCGCGGCGCTTGCCATCGAAGCCAAGGCGAACAGAATCCTGCCACAGCCTGTGCTTCAGGTGCTCGCCTATCCCGGTCTGAGCTCCCGGCAAACCTCCGATTCCTATGAGCAATATGGTTCCGGCTATCTCCTGGAGCGCAGCACCGTCGAGTGGTTCTTCCGGCAATATCTCCGCGACGATTCCGATCGTGACGATTGGCGCTTTGCGCCGCTGGCCGCGGAAGATCTCTCGGGGCTGTCCCCGGCGCTCATTGTGCTCGCCGAATGTGATCCCCTGGTGGACGAAGGGCGCGAATACGCAGCAAAGCTCCGCGCTGCCGGCGTTCCCGTCGACCTGCAGGTCTATCCGGGCATGATCCACGAGTTCCTGCGGATGGGAAATGTCGTGGCCGACGCCCTGCAGGCGCGGGTGGCGATCGGGCAGGCGCTGGCCAGCGCGTTTCGCGCAGCAGGCGAAAGGCCGCGGCCGGGCATGGAAAGACAGGGCATATGA